The Ascaphus truei isolate aAscTru1 chromosome 11, aAscTru1.hap1, whole genome shotgun sequence genome includes a window with the following:
- the SOCS1 gene encoding suppressor of cytokine signaling 1, which produces MVAHSKVAADNADRRSPHLEASVSDCSQIQPARAPHRSPGRPSPATLLSDTHFRTFRSHSDFSLITKTSSMLDTCGFYWGPMTVNVAHEKLKPEPLGTFLIRDSRQKNCFFAISVKTATGPISIRINFQAGRFSLDGSKESFNCLFQMVEHYLLSPKKMLISPLRKVRLRPLQELCRKSIVATFGRQNLDSIPLNRVLKDYLKSFPFQI; this is translated from the coding sequence ATGGTAGCACACAGTAAAGTGGCAGCAGATAATGCAGACAGGAGATCTCCGCACCTGGAAGCCTCGGTCTCTGATTGTTCCCAGATTCAGCCTGCCAGAGCCCCCCACCGTAGCCCAGGACGACCCAGCCCTGCCACGCTGCTCAGCGACACCCACTTCCGAACCTTTCGCTCCCACTCGGACTTCAGCCTCATCACCAAGACCAGCAGCATGCTGGACACCTGCGGCTTCTACTGGGGTCCGATGACTGTCAACGTGGCCCACGAGAAGCTCAAGCCAGAACCATTGGGCACTTTTCTCATCAGAGACAGCAGGCAAAAGAATTGCTTTTTTGCCATCAGTGTTAAAACAGCCACAGGACCCATCAGCATCAGGATTAACTTCCAGGCTGGGCGATTTAGCCTAGATGGCAGCAAAGAGTCATTCAATTGCCTCTTTCAGATGGTGGAACATTACTTGCTTTCTCCCAAGAAGATGCTAATCTCCCCTTTAAGGAAGGTCCGGTTAAGACCTCTGCAAGAACTCTGTCGAAAAAGCATTGTGGCAACTTTTGGGAGGCAAAACCTGGACAGCATACCCCTTAACAGGGTTTTAAAGGACTATCTAAAGTCTTTCCCATTTCAGATCTAA